The Deinococcus sp. KNUC1210 genomic interval CGTGGGCTGGTCGAGTACCGGCCCGGTCAGGGCCGAGGGCACCTCACGAACATTCGCTTCACCACGTCGCTGCGAGACCAGGTGCTGCGGCAGACCCGGAAGCTGGCCGAACACGACCAAACCACGGCGCTGATCCGGCTGATCAACCTGCCGATGACGCCTGAGCTCCGGTGGGAGGCGAGCGGCGAGGTCCGGCAGATGCTCGGCTGGCAGCAGTTGCCTAGCGGTCAGGACGTCTTCCGCTCCATCTGGCGGGGAGACCTGCCACCCATCGATCCCAGGTACTGCTTTCTGACCTTCACCGCCCATGTGGTCGGGCAGCTCGGCGACACGCTGCTGCGAAGCGATGCGGCAACCGGCGAGGTGCTGGCGCACCTGGCCCATCACCACGAGACGCCGGACCGTGGCCTGACCTGGAGGCTGCATCTGCGCAAAGGTGTGCGCTTTCATCATGGCCGGGAGCTGTGGGCGCAGGACGTCGTTGAGACCTTCACACGTTTCCAGGCGAGTGACGCCAACTACCGCTTTCTGCTGGAAGACATGTGCGCCGTCTCTGCCGCAGACCGCTATACCGTCCAGATCGAGCTGCGAACACCAAATCTCTTCTTCCCGACCTTCCTGACCAACGTCGCGCTGGTGATCTTGCCGCACGACCTTCCCTTCGATGAGCACACCTGGGTGGCCAGCGGTCCGTTCCGGCTGATTCACAGAACCGCGGAACATCTACACTTCCGAGCCAACGACGCGTATTTCCTGGGACGTCCGCTGCTGGACGAGGTTGAAATTCTGCTGCTCCCGACGGCGGGCACCGGCCGATTGTCGCTCTACAAGGGAGCAGGCGAACCTGGCGATGTCGAATACCGTGAACTGGAGCAGGGAGTCACGTACCTGATGGCCACCGGCCGGGACGGTGGACCGCTGCATGATCGGAACCTCCGCCGGGCAGTGGCGGGCCTGTTCGACCTGGAGCGGATGGCGGCCGACCTGAGCCGGGAGCGGGACCTGCTTCTCCCAGCGACGGGCTTCCTGCCGCACCGATCTGTCGGTGCTGCGAAGTCACGTGTCGACATCCAGGCGTTGCTCCACGCGTCTGACTATGCTGGTCAGGCTTTGAAACTTCTGTATCTGGGGAAGAAGAACTTCCGGCATTTTCAGGAGGCCGCCTGGATTCAGGCGGAGGCGCTGAACGCAGGGATTACGGTGGAGATTGACCATTGGCCGTTCGCGGACGTCTTTGCCCAGACGGGTCCCACCGCCGGTGCTGATCTGATCCTCTGCAACGAATCGTTCTCCAGTGATCCTCACCTCTCGTTCATTGCGGCGCTGAAGGACACCAATCTGGCATTTCGACAGGGCCTGCCTGCGCACGTGCTGAACCACATCGATGATCAGCTCCGGGCGATTCAGGCACAGGATGGAACCGGTCGAGAACGCCTGATGGGGGAGCTGGAAGCTTGGCTCACGCAGGAAGGCTGGGTCACCTTCCTGTACCACCGGGTCACGGTCTTTTACCACTCGCCGCAGCTGCAGGGCGTAAATCTTAAGTCGTTCGGCGAGGCCGACTGGCGTACCCTGTGGTTCAGACCGGAGGGCATGCGGATGGTCTGAGCACTTCGGAAGAGCCGGTGTCACGTAGGCACATCACATACGATCCGTCTGCGTTGGAGAGGAAGCAATCACGATATACCGTTCCTCCTTGTAGGGCATGCCGCGTCCTGTCACCTGACGCTCCCACGCCTCACGCTCGGCAGGCTCACCCATGAACTGGCAGCGCAACTGCCAGTCCTCCCAGGTCGGGGTATAAGCCTGGACGCAGACACGGGACTCGCTCACAATCTCCCACCCCACCTGGTGGAGACGTTCTGGTACTTGGGGCACCTCGAAGCGTGGACCGACATACAGGAAGGTAGCCCCAGGTGCGGCCACGATGGGGAGATGGCGGATGACACTCGTGGGCCCACGGCGCGAGACGATCAAATTGAACGGACCGCGTAAGCCGGGCGGCACGTCTCCTCTGCCATCCCAGAGATGAAACTCAGCATGGGGTGCGTGTTGTCGTGCTTGGCTGAGAAGCAGGGGCTGAAAGTCGTACGCCACCCAGCGGGCACAGTCCCGCCCAAAGCGAACCGCATCCGGGCCGTGCCCGCAGCCCGCTTCAAGCACCTGTACATCGGGGTGTAAGTACGTCATCAACAGGGCATCAAAGGTCAGTTCCGGATCTGGTGCGTCCATCGTTCGCTGCCAAGGATGGCGGTAGCCATCTCGCTGCTGTGCGAGGCGGGCGTACCATTCACGAGAATGTGGTTCTTCTGACATTGGTCTGTTTTCCTCCTGTGTGTTCTTCGAGCGAACACTCGTCAGCATGGTCACGGCCCAGTTGAGCTGTGCCAAGGGGGCTACCTGTCGCGGGCAGTTGGGGGAGCTGCTCATGGGTCGGTCGGTCGGGTGAAGCGCGAACCTAAAGGCCGATCAGGATACCTAGCGGGCATTGAGCGTGGGGCGTTGCGGGTTCAACGCACAGCAATGCTCATCAGGCGTGAGAACTGCTCTCGGTCAGTCGCACGATGAGTCTGTACTGTTCACCTCGCGTCAATCCGAACGCTTCCAGATACGCAGCTGTCCCTCCCCACACGGCATCCAAGTATTCCAAAGCATTGACGATATCGCGTTTCCGACTCACTAAAAATATCCCCAGCTGCAGCCGTTTCTGAGGATCCACTGGTCGCGCGAGCATCCAGGCATAAACCGCTTGCATGTGATGATCCGTTGCAACGTAGTCTGCAGCAATCGCTGCCCGTCCGACGCCAGCAAGTTCAAGGGTCAACGCAACCACGAGGCCTGTGCGATCCTTCCCACCATGGCAGGGAACCAAGATGGATCCTGGAGGAGCATCGTGTAGAGCGCCAAAAACAGTCACGAATGCGCCGGATTTCTCCATGACCTCTCACCTTTACCATCGCACCCTTCCACACAGCGTCAAGAGGCAGCGCAGGTGGAATTCAGGTGGGGAAACGAGCGCAAGAATTTCTGAGCCTGCCTGCTTGAATCGAGCACCTCCCCCATTCCACAGGTGAAGACCCCCTGCGGCAAGAGAGATGACAAGATGAGTCGTGCCCACGTCGATGCCGCTCCCCCGCTCATCGCCTGAAG includes:
- a CDS encoding ABC transporter substrate-binding protein produces the protein MKGAQKETTAPADVPFWYLKWRLALEPQPEQDVLILPLSSLADAWSCTTRQVRRRLADLQQRGLVEYRPGQGRGHLTNIRFTTSLRDQVLRQTRKLAEHDQTTALIRLINLPMTPELRWEASGEVRQMLGWQQLPSGQDVFRSIWRGDLPPIDPRYCFLTFTAHVVGQLGDTLLRSDAATGEVLAHLAHHHETPDRGLTWRLHLRKGVRFHHGRELWAQDVVETFTRFQASDANYRFLLEDMCAVSAADRYTVQIELRTPNLFFPTFLTNVALVILPHDLPFDEHTWVASGPFRLIHRTAEHLHFRANDAYFLGRPLLDEVEILLLPTAGTGRLSLYKGAGEPGDVEYRELEQGVTYLMATGRDGGPLHDRNLRRAVAGLFDLERMAADLSRERDLLLPATGFLPHRSVGAAKSRVDIQALLHASDYAGQALKLLYLGKKNFRHFQEAAWIQAEALNAGITVEIDHWPFADVFAQTGPTAGADLILCNESFSSDPHLSFIAALKDTNLAFRQGLPAHVLNHIDDQLRAIQAQDGTGRERLMGELEAWLTQEGWVTFLYHRVTVFYHSPQLQGVNLKSFGEADWRTLWFRPEGMRMV
- a CDS encoding bifunctional 2-polyprenyl-6-hydroxyphenol methylase/3-demethylubiquinol 3-O-methyltransferase UbiG; translation: MLTSVRSKNTQEENRPMSEEPHSREWYARLAQQRDGYRHPWQRTMDAPDPELTFDALLMTYLHPDVQVLEAGCGHGPDAVRFGRDCARWVAYDFQPLLLSQARQHAPHAEFHLWDGRGDVPPGLRGPFNLIVSRRGPTSVIRHLPIVAAPGATFLYVGPRFEVPQVPERLHQVGWEIVSESRVCVQAYTPTWEDWQLRCQFMGEPAEREAWERQVTGRGMPYKEERYIVIASSPTQTDRM
- a CDS encoding tyrosine-protein phosphatase; its protein translation is MEKSGAFVTVFGALHDAPPGSILVPCHGGKDRTGLVVALTLELAGVGRAAIAADYVATDHHMQAVYAWMLARPVDPQKRLQLGIFLVSRKRDIVNALEYLDAVWGGTAAYLEAFGLTRGEQYRLIVRLTESSSHA